In a single window of the Caproicibacterium sp. BJN0003 genome:
- the spoIIAB gene encoding anti-sigma F factor, producing the protein MKPTNEMHLRFLSASSNEAFARTAVAAFASQLDPTVDELCDLRTAVSEAVTNCIVHGYRNTIGMVYIDCMIYGEHTIQVKIKDHGCGIEDVKQAMEPMFTTGGEERAGLGFAVMQSFTDRLKVRSKVGKGTTVVMEKDFSPRPRHHG; encoded by the coding sequence ATGAAACCGACGAATGAAATGCACCTGCGCTTTTTAAGCGCTAGCAGCAATGAGGCATTTGCCCGTACTGCAGTTGCAGCTTTTGCTTCGCAGCTTGACCCGACTGTGGACGAGCTGTGTGATCTGCGGACAGCAGTTTCAGAAGCTGTAACGAACTGCATTGTACACGGGTATCGGAATACGATCGGAATGGTCTACATAGATTGCATGATTTATGGGGAACACACGATCCAGGTTAAAATCAAAGATCACGGCTGTGGAATCGAAGATGTGAAACAGGCAATGGAACCAATGTTTACGACCGGCGGAGAGGAACGTGCGGGGCTGGGGTTTGCAGTTATGCAAAGTTTTACCGATCGTTTAAAAGTGCGCAGCAAGGTCGGAAAAGGCACAACTGTCGTTATGGAAAAAGATTTTTCACCCCGTCCGCGTCACCATGGATAG
- a CDS encoding anti-sigma factor antagonist (This anti-anti-sigma factor, or anti-sigma factor antagonist, belongs to a family that includes characterized members SpoIIAA, RsbV, RsfA, and RsfB.): MSVDLKLKKDELTALLDGEIDHHCARKLREEIDEAAEHIRPRRLILDFSGVSFMDSSGVGLILGRCRLMNLWKGRVTIRNVPEKLKRIVSLAGLSELCDIEEGVSVENETDE, from the coding sequence TTGAGCGTCGATCTAAAATTAAAAAAGGACGAGCTTACTGCACTTTTGGATGGGGAAATTGACCATCATTGTGCCAGAAAGCTTCGGGAAGAAATCGATGAAGCGGCGGAACATATTCGCCCGAGACGTTTGATCTTGGATTTTTCCGGGGTTAGCTTTATGGATAGTTCGGGGGTAGGACTGATTTTGGGAAGGTGCCGTCTGATGAATTTATGGAAAGGACGCGTTACCATTCGAAATGTGCCCGAAAAGCTAAAACGAATTGTTTCTCTGGCAGGATTGTCAGAACTATGTGATATTGAAGAAGGAGTGAGTGTAGAAAATGAAACCGACGAATGA
- the metA gene encoding homoserine O-acetyltransferase MetA: protein MPIKIPDDLPARSVLQGEHIFVMTERRALHQDIRPLRIALVNLMPIKITTETQILRCMANTPLQIEVDLVQMASHKSKNTPEDHLLAFYKTFDEIEESHYDGCIITGAPVELIDYEEVEYWPELCKIFDWTTTHVHSTFHICWGAQAALYYHYGVPKHILPEKLFGVFKHHALTKKSRLFRGFDDEYWVPHSRHSEVTAEDIRKVPELKLMSVSEEAGVHIVGDQEGRQFFVMGHSEYDVGTLGEEYFRDVSRGLPISMPKHYYPDNDPSKKPIDKWRATGQLLYTNWLNYFVYQTTPFNLDLLGRNSLDCAML, encoded by the coding sequence ATGCCGATTAAAATTCCGGATGACTTACCGGCAAGGAGTGTCTTGCAGGGTGAGCATATTTTCGTGATGACCGAACGTCGGGCACTGCATCAGGATATCAGGCCTTTGCGGATTGCGCTGGTGAACCTGATGCCGATTAAAATTACAACAGAAACACAGATTTTACGCTGTATGGCAAATACGCCTTTGCAGATTGAAGTCGATTTGGTACAAATGGCTTCTCATAAGAGCAAGAATACGCCGGAAGATCATCTGTTGGCTTTTTACAAAACGTTTGATGAGATCGAAGAGAGTCACTATGACGGCTGTATTATAACGGGTGCACCGGTAGAACTGATCGATTATGAAGAGGTGGAGTACTGGCCAGAACTGTGCAAAATCTTTGATTGGACAACCACACATGTCCATTCCACTTTCCATATTTGTTGGGGAGCACAGGCGGCGCTTTATTATCATTATGGGGTCCCAAAACATATTCTGCCGGAAAAGCTATTCGGCGTTTTTAAACATCATGCACTGACAAAAAAGTCAAGACTGTTCCGCGGATTTGATGATGAGTATTGGGTCCCACATTCCCGACACAGCGAAGTGACGGCAGAAGATATTCGGAAAGTTCCAGAACTAAAGCTGATGTCTGTCTCGGAAGAAGCCGGGGTCCACATTGTCGGGGATCAAGAGGGCCGGCAATTTTTTGTAATGGGACATTCGGAATATGATGTCGGTACTCTCGGAGAGGAATATTTTCGAGATGTCAGCCGTGGTCTGCCGATTTCTATGCCGAAACATTATTATCCGGATAACGATCCTTCTAAAAAGCCAATCGATAAATGGCGCGCTACTGGGCAGCTTCTCTATACAAATTGGCTTAACTATTTTGTGTATCAAACAACGCCTTTTAATTTGGACTTGCTCGGGCGTAATTCTTTAGATTGCGCAATGCTGTAA